DNA from Halorarum salinum:
GCAGCGCGCTCGCGAGCAGCGCGACGACCGCCAGCGCGGCCGTGAACCCGGGCGTGTCGACGTCCGTCTCCCGTCTCGCCCCGTCCTCGCTCCCGCCTCGTTCGGCCCCGTCGTCCGTGAAGTCGCCGACCTCGAACTCCACCTCGCGCTCGGTCTCGTTCGCGGAGATGGTCTCCCGGGGGTCGAGGTTGGCCACCGAGCGGGCCGAGTCGACGAGCACGCCGTCCCTGTACAGCGCGGCGTCGACGTAGTAGTTGTACTCCGAGGGGACGGTGAGCGTCGTCTCGGCGTTCGCGGTCCGACCGGGCCTGATGGCGCCGGCGTCGACGCTCGCCCGGTCGGCGACGAGGTTCGAGTCGGCCTGCCGGAGGACGAGCTCGACCCGGAGGTCGCCGCTCTCCCCGTCGCCGCCGTTCGTGAGCGAGGCCGCCACGCGCAGGGTCGTCCGGTCGTCCTCGACGGAGTCGACCGACACGGCCAGCGGGGGAACCACGTCGCTCACCGTGAAGCGGACGTCCGTCTCGGCGTACGCCGGCGCGAGCGCGTTCACCCCCCGCACCTCCGTCGAGCTGCGGTCGACGCGCTCGCCGTCGCGGAAGACGACCGTCTCCAGTTCGTAGCCGCCCTCGCGGTCGACCCGGAGGGTGGCGTTCACCGGCACCGACCCGTCGCCCTCCATCGTCCCCACGTCGACGGTCCGCTCGTCGGTCAACAGCCCGGACTCGGCGTCGTAGGCTCGGTAGCGGACCGTGACGTTCTCGGTCGGGTTACCCCCGTGGTCGACGCGGCCGTGCAGTCGGAGTTCGGCGGTAGCGCCGGAGATCTCGCCGGGCGCGACCGCGACCTCCTCCACGCTCACGCGGCCGGGCCGGACCGGGTCGTCCTCGGCGGGGGACGCGAGGACGCCGGGCCCGACGAGGGCGGCGAGGAGGGCGATCGCGAGCACGCCGGCGGCGCCGGCCGCCAGCAGTCTCTCGCGTGACATGCTCGCGGCTTCTCGAACCCGCGGTAAATGCTTTGTGCGATGACACGGCGCGACGGAGTCCGGTGGTAGCGTCGTCGGCCGGGCGGAGTCGGCGGTATCGTTATCGGCCGGGCGGACCCACTTCGTGGCATGCTGTTCGTACTCGCGACCGACTCGGTCCACACGAGCGAGCTCCTCTGTGGCTACCTGCGCGTCCGCCTGCAGGAGGGCGACGAGGTCCACGCGGTGAACTCGAAGCGGGGCGGCGACAGGACGGACGCCGACGAGATGCGCGAGGGCGAGGACGCCCTGGAGGCGGTCGAGCAGCGTCTGGCGGACGTGGTCCCCGTCGAGGTCCACCAGTACGTGCGGGGGAACGACCCCGCCGAGGACGTGCTCGCGCACGCCGGGAAGGTGGACGCCGACGAACTCGTCGTCGGCATCCGGAAGCGGAACCCGACCGCGAAGGTGGTGTTCGGCAGCGTCGCCCAGGACGTGCTGTTGCGCTCGAACCTGCCGATGCGCGTCGTTCCGCGGGAGTCGGCGTGAGTTCGTGACGGGAAGTGGCGGTCGGTCGCGGTCGTGCTCGGCGGATTCCTTCCCTCACGTCGGGATGGGTTCTACCGCCACGGCATCCTCGAAATCCCCTCCAGCGCCAACCCGAGATCACCGAGCGAGCTACCGTTCGATTCCACTGCCCGAATCGGCACGCCCGCTCGCGTCTTGTCGAAACTCCCTTGGACACGGGTGACGGTACTCGACCCATGTCCACGGACGCCCTCGACGAACTCGATTTCGGCATCCTCCATCTGCTCCAGGAGGATGCCCGCAACACGTCGCCGGTCGACATGGAGGAGCTCCTGCCCGTCTCCGATACGACCATCCGGAATCGGATCGAGAAGCTGGAGGAGCGGGGCGTCATCAAGGGATACGTCCCGTTGATCGACTACGAAGCGGCCGGCTTTCCACTGCGCGTCAAACTCGTCTGCACCGCTCCCGTCCGGGAGCGGTCAGCGCTTGCCGGGGAGGTGCTACAACTGTCCCACGTCGTCGACGTCGAGGAGATGTTGAGTGCCCGCGAGAACATCCGCGTCCAGGTCGTGACGAACAAGTCGGAGGAACTCAACGAAGTAACGTCCCAGTTGGACGCGCTGGGCCTCACGATCGAGCGGGAGAGCATCCTGCGGGAAACTCACTCGCGCCCCTTCAACCATTTCGGCGAGAACATGGTCTCGAACGAATAGCGAGTCCCCTCCGAGGTTACGTTATACCGGGTAAGCTTCGAATATTCAACCCCTTATATATTGTAAAGGTCGTCGAGCCAGATAATTGGACAATTCTTTTACCGTCTGCAAACTTGCGGGCGGTCGATGGAGCCACCGAGAGAAACGCAACCTGTCGCTCGGGAGGATGTTATCATACATCGAATCGTGTCCGCGATCTCGGAGGCTGCCAACGTCGCCACCACCGAACTGTCGACGCCACTCGACGAGGTCGTGGATGCTGACGGGCTCGTCCAGTTACTTTCCAACGGCGACGAGACGATTCGTGTCACGTTCCAGTACCAGCAGTACGTAGTCGAGGCACACGGTGACGGCGTCGTCGAGGTCACCGATTCCGGGGGTGGGGACTGAGATGTACTACTGTGTCTGTCAGACCTGCAGGGAGGACGACCTCGTCGAGGAGTTCGAGCGGGCACAGGAGTACTTCAACGAGCATGCGGAACGGCGGTGTGAGGTCGAGATCGTCAACGTCGAATTCGCCGACGAGCAGCGGAGGCCCGACCCACCGAGATCCACCCCCTCGCCGGAGAGCGCGCCACCCGCGGACGAATAGAAGACCGTCGGGCGTCGTCACCCGAGAGTTCCTTTCCGACCTTCCGTTCGCGTGACGGACACTGAGAAGAATCTGCGAAGTCACTGACGTTGAGCACCAATTAGTCGTAGTGGTGTGGCAGGACTTGTATCTCGCCCTGCTCGATGAGGACCCTGACGGCGTACCCTCGACAACACGTCTCAAATGGCCGGGTGACCGAATCCTGGTTGGTATCCACGTAGAGACGATATCTCGTATCGTTCGCTAACAAACCTTCTCGTCGTAACTCCTCTCCGGACGCGAGCGTAGCTGAGTGATTAAGGACGGTTGTACTCTTGCCGAGATCCGAGAGGGAAAGGTCAATCTGCACCGACTGCGACTGCAAATTCGCCACCTGCAGATTACTCCGATACAACAGATTGCTACTGAAGAGACCAATGGTACCGATTCCAGCCGCTCCAGTTACCCCACCAGCCAGAAGTTTCCGCCTGCTCACAGTCATTTTCTCAACCATCTCTGCAACTCAATAAATGTCTTCTGCGCCAAATCACCTACAACTACACAAGAGATACCTCTATTACCTGTACTGAGCGTTCGAACGATGTTGGCACGGGGAGTGGATTCCAGACAGCGGTGCACGAACCAGCCGCCAAGCAGGTCTGCTTACCTAGCGGTGATGGCTGCAAAGTAAGCCTGTTCCGTCAGTTCGTGAAGAGGGTTCGAGTTCTCAGGACCGACAGTCGGGACCCGCGTCGAAGTCACCACCGGAACGACTCTCGGAGACGGACGGCCAACCCCTCTTCGACGGCATGTCGGGGCGTGCATCTTTCTACTTCCCAACTCTGGAGTTCGTTCAATAATTCCCGAAGTAAGGGAGTTCAGGCGAAATGGTTGTTTGAAACTCATTTATGGATGTGATAATAAAAAGCAATGGGAGTTTTAGAGAAGACGGCTCGTAAATCTCCGGCTTCAGCCGACTCGTTCACATCGTGTTGTGGTCGGTGCGGCCCGCACGGCGGTCACGAGTTCACCCTATCAACACCGACAACATGAACCAGAATAACTCGGAGCCCGACTCCACCACAGAGCTGGGGCAAGACGATGACGCATCGACCGAGAACCACACGGATGCTACCGAACCAATGGATTCGAACGAGAAGGTCTCGTTATCAAGGCGGGATACGTTGGCGTCGACCGCGGGATTCGGAGGGCTCGGGTTACACTCGCTTGTCGGAGGCGGTGGATCTCGTGCACTACGGAGTGAGTCCCCTCTACAGCTTACAAACCCTGGTTCCTATCCATGGCGGCAAGTTGCAACCCTGCTTCCGGATTTCACTCGCCATGACGTCGAATCGGTTGCAGTGAGTGGTGACAACGCTGTTCTCGCTGGGTCCGAAGGAATCTTCTTCGATCGACGGGATGGCGAATGGAATCGAGACACGAACGTTCGCCCGGATATCGTCACACGGGACGTCGCTTTCGGTGTGGCTGCTTCGCTGAGTGGGGACACGGCGGTTATCGGAGCTCCGTACGATACTCCTACGTTTTCGGGGAGCGTGTACGTATACCGTCGACGGAATGGCGAGTGGACCCGGGAGACAAAGCTCGTTCCCGATGATGTCCGGGCAGGCGGCCGATTCGGACAATCCGTTGCGGTCAGTGGGAACACTGCTGTTATCGAAGCAAGAGGCTATGCAGGAGAGCTGGGAGCAGTATATGTGTTCAGTCGTCAAGGAGGTCAGTGGAGTCGAGAGGCGAAACTGGGTCCCAACGACGTGGAAGAGGAGCACGTGATGGGACGGTCGGTTGCAATCAGCGAGAATACGATTGTCATCGGAGTGTATGATAACGTATCGGGTGATGCGTATGTCTTCAGTCGCCAGAATGGACAATGGGAGCGTACAACGACACTGCATCCCGATGGAAAATCCTCCTACAAGTTCGGGAACGCCGTGGCGGTGAACGAGGACACCGCCCTAATTGGGGCGATCGAGGACAATGGGTTTCGGGGGGCAGTGTACGTCTTCAACCGCTCCGGCGGCAGTTGGGATTCGGAAACGAAACTACGGCCGAACGATCCTCACCCAAGTAGCTGGTTTGGGCAGGCAGTTTCCATAGATGGAAACAGCGCCCTCGTCGGGGCACCTGGAGACCTATTCACCGTCGAGAATGGGGGCACCGCCGGACCTAAAAGTCTTCCTGGGTCAGCGTACGTGTTCGCTCGTGAAGATGGAGACTGGACTCAATCCGGGAAACTGACTCCAATGTCCGAACAGTACGAGCGATTTGAGGAATTCGGCGCAACGGTTGCACTCAGCGAGGCCACGGCTCTCATCGGTGCGTCACAAGACAAAGATCAAGAATTCGACCAAGCCTTGATGTTCAACTACGGAGGATATCAGGGTGAGACGTCCGAGCTCGTACCTGAATCGAGCATCGAGTGTGGAGGGATGATCGAGTGCCACCTCGGGGACGATAGCGGCAGTGGACAGGACTCAACCGGATTCCCGTACGCTGATCATTTCTACGACGTTTATTCGTTTTCGGGGAAACAACACGACATCGTGACGATCTCGATGGATATTGACTATTCAGGAGGCCGTACGGGCGAATCCCGCAATCCATACCTGATTTTACTTGATCCGAGCCAAGGTGTCGTTGCTGCAGATGATGATAGCGGCCTGAGAAAGAACGCGCTCATCGCGACAGAACTCCCTGAAGATGGCGAGTACACGATCGTTGCAACAAGTACTGAACCCGGACAAAAATTCGAATATTCGATCAGGCTCGGATGTGAGAACCCTGAATAGAAACTCAAGCGAGTCTTCGGTCCCCGGCGTGACGCCAAGTGGCAGCGGAGCGTTGGATGTCAGTGCTACAGTGAGAACGTCGGTCGCTGTCGGGGTTCCTCGCATTCCGGACGCGACGGTCGATTCCACGTCTCGTGTTTCGCCCAAGCCATTACAGCCGGCGGTAACAATGAGCAGAAATAAGAGCGCCGGGAGATCGTGACGCTTGGATAATAGGTTCGCATTGGAGTGCGCCGATGAGTGCTTTCCCTGTACATAGCCTTCCATCAGTCAGCCGCACGGGGCCACTTCCGAGAATCACCTAGTCGCGGTAACCGTCCGTCTGAATTGGCCTATCCACAGCCAATCCTGCTACTAGACATCTTCAACGACGAGTGATTGAATCCACCGCTAAACAGGCCTGCGAACTGGTTTTCAAGTTGCGTGGGAGGCGGACTCGGCAGGTTCGATACCGACTGTGTTCTCGCTGATCAGGACATGGTAGTCAGAGATCGTGAGCGAGATGGCGGTGAGGGCGTCGTTCCCGACGAGAGCGTCAAGCGCGTCAGTACCGACGTGCTCGCTAAGGGGAGTCTCGAGTACGTCTGCTGCCTTCCTCGGTTCGCCGTTTTCGAAGACGGCCATGGTTTCGATGATGGCCACACTCGGTGAGACAGTCGACCAATCATATTGGCGTTGCACTCCCTCAAATTGCGCGAAGTTGGGGGTCATACGGCTGAGTCAATGCCGAAGACGGATGGGAGTATCGTTATTATGTGTACAGTAAGAATTCCCAATCAATCCCAACCCAACCAATCGATTCGGGCTTCACCTGTACGTAGCGACGATCGGTGTCGAACCCGTCGTCGGTCGAGGGTTCGACGGAGCCTCACCGTTGCGAGCGTCAGCGTGGCCGATGGGATCCCTTCCGATCGAAAACTGCCGTCCGCTCGCCTCCCTAGCCGACTCGCTCGCGTCGCGCGCGCCGCCACATCGGTGATCGAGCCGAGCGGCGAGACGTCGCTACTCCAGCAGTTCGGCCGCGAGCGCGGGCACGAACATCCCCACGTCGGTGACCATCCCGACCGCCTGCGCGGAGCCCCGGTCGAGGAGCTGGGTCACCGTCGCGGGGTTGATGTCCACGCAGACGACCTTCGTCGTCGAGGGGAGGC
Protein-coding regions in this window:
- a CDS encoding DUF7490 domain-containing protein — protein: MSRERLLAAGAAGVLAIALLAALVGPGVLASPAEDDPVRPGRVSVEEVAVAPGEISGATAELRLHGRVDHGGNPTENVTVRYRAYDAESGLLTDERTVDVGTMEGDGSVPVNATLRVDREGGYELETVVFRDGERVDRSSTEVRGVNALAPAYAETDVRFTVSDVVPPLAVSVDSVEDDRTTLRVAASLTNGGDGESGDLRVELVLRQADSNLVADRASVDAGAIRPGRTANAETTLTVPSEYNYYVDAALYRDGVLVDSARSVANLDPRETISANETEREVEFEVGDFTDDGAERGGSEDGARRETDVDTPGFTAALAVVALLASALLTRRRSE
- a CDS encoding universal stress protein yields the protein MLFVLATDSVHTSELLCGYLRVRLQEGDEVHAVNSKRGGDRTDADEMREGEDALEAVEQRLADVVPVEVHQYVRGNDPAEDVLAHAGKVDADELVVGIRKRNPTAKVVFGSVAQDVLLRSNLPMRVVPRESA
- a CDS encoding Lrp/AsnC family transcriptional regulator, producing the protein MSTDALDELDFGILHLLQEDARNTSPVDMEELLPVSDTTIRNRIEKLEERGVIKGYVPLIDYEAAGFPLRVKLVCTAPVRERSALAGEVLQLSHVVDVEEMLSARENIRVQVVTNKSEELNEVTSQLDALGLTIERESILRETHSRPFNHFGENMVSNE
- a CDS encoding HalOD1 output domain-containing protein, with the protein product MEPPRETQPVAREDVIIHRIVSAISEAANVATTELSTPLDEVVDADGLVQLLSNGDETIRVTFQYQQYVVEAHGDGVVEVTDSGGGD
- a CDS encoding HalOD1 output domain-containing protein, whose product is MAIIETMAVFENGEPRKAADVLETPLSEHVGTDALDALVGNDALTAISLTISDYHVLISENTVGIEPAESASHAT